The Coffea eugenioides isolate CCC68of chromosome 8, Ceug_1.0, whole genome shotgun sequence genome has a segment encoding these proteins:
- the LOC113780097 gene encoding uncharacterized protein LOC113780097, translated as MDLGGLHVYQITTFKKIWAVYHGGLKDLGATFYEPSEIPEGFFMLGSYSQPNDQPLFGSLLVGKDVANGTGQPETLKSPIDYTLVWSSELSKIRQSGPGYIWYPIPPDGYEAVGYVVTSASEKPSLDKIRCVRSDFTHDCDIEKWIWGESSSISADGFSAYSLRPSARGTLDQGVPVGSFIFMKNWDADALTSVSCLKNNNFSLFSIESTPNLRQIHALFQTYAPLIYFHPQETYLPSSVNWFFSNGALLYTKGQESTPSPIKSQGENLPQGGLDDGRYWLDLPADETSKEKLKRGNFPGSKAYLHVKSMFGGTYSDIVIWIFCPFNGPGMLKFGPIDISLSKLGEHVGDWEHMTLRISNFNGMLQKVFFSQHSSGTWIDASILEFQNGSNKFVAYSSLHGHAFYSKPGLDLQGAAGFGIRNDMAKSNLILNTGDRYVIVSADYLSPPIVKPPWLYYAREWGPRVTYNLGLLVKFVENILIGVYKSIFQSLVNLFPNELFGEEGPIGPKMKRNWKKDEL; from the coding sequence ATGGACCTAGGAGGACTTCATGTGTACCAAATTACAACTTTCAAGAAAATATGGGCAGTGTACCATGGTGGACTGAAGGACCTTGGAGCTACATTTTACGAGCCTTCAGAAATACCAGAGGGATTTTTCATGCTTGGAAGCTATAGCCAACCTAATGATCAACCTCTTTTCGGCTCATTACTTGTCGGAAAAGATGTCGCTAACGGCACCGGTCAGCCGGAAACTCTAAAAAGCCCTATCGATTACACACTAGTCTGGAGCAGTGAGCTGTCCAAAATCAGGCAAAGTGGCCCTGGTTACATTTGGTATCCAATTCCTCCTGATGGTTATGAAGCTGTAGGGTATGTTGTTACTAGCGCATCAGAGAAGCCTTCCCTGGATAAAATCCGATGTGTTCGGTCTGATTTCACTCATGACTGTGATATTGAGAAATGGATTTGGGGTGAAAGTTCATCAATTAGTGCTGATGGATTCAGTGCATATAGTCTAAGACCAAGTGCTAGAGGGACCCTGGATCAAGGTGTACCTGTTGGTTCATTCATATTCATGAAAAATTGGGATGCAGATGCACTCACATCTGTATCTTGCTTGAAAAACAACAATTTCTCCTTGTTTTCCATTGAATCCACGCCCAATCTAAGGCAAATTCATGCACTATTTCAGACATATGCTCCATTGATATACTTTCATCCCCAAGAAACTTACCTTCCCTCTTCAGTAAATTGGTTTTTTTCCAATGGAGCGTTACTATACACAAAGGGACAAGAATCAACCCCTAGTCCAATCAAATCCCAAGGTGAAAATCTTCCACAAGGTGGTTTAGATGATGGAAGATATTGGCTGGACCTTCCTGCTGATGAAACGTCAAAAGAGAAACTCAAGAGAGGCAATTTTCCAGGCTCTAAGGCATATCTTCATGTGAAATCAATGTTTGGTGGAACATATAGTGACATAGTTATTTGGATTTTCTGCCCATTCAATGGACCTGGGATGCTTAAATTTGGACCTATTGATATTTCACTAAGCAAACTTGGAGAACATGTTGGTGACTGGGAGCACATGACTCTAAGAATCAGCAATTTTAATGGAATGCTGCAAAAAGTTTTTTTCTCCCAACACAGTTCTGGAACATGGATTGATGCATCAAttcttgaatttcaaaatggaagtAACAAATTTGTGGCCTATTCATCTTTGCATGGCCATGCATTTTATTCAAAGCCAGGTTTGGATTTACAAGGTGCTGCTGGATTTGGAATAAGGAATGATATGGCTAAAAGCAACTTAATTTTGAACACTGGAGATAGGTATGTGATAGTTTCAGCTGATTATCTTAGTCCACCAATTGTGAAGCCACCATGGCTGTACTATGCTAGAGAATGGGGACCAAGAGTGACATACAACCTTGGTCTTTTAGTGAAATTTGTGGAAAATATTTTGATAGGAGTATACAAAtcaatttttcaaagtttgGTTAATTTATTTCCAAATGAACTTTTTGGAGAAGAAGGTCCCATTGGCCCCAAGATGAAAAGGAATTGGAAGAAAGATGAACTTTGA
- the LOC113779764 gene encoding uncharacterized protein LOC113779764 has translation MDSPDIKEELEETEEEEVEVEVEVEVEVEKRKKSSLYIFFGALFKILFTTWATFSVSFFMVFVAVVLGNLSIWNPISVPSHCKILSSSVDLRSSKVCELGLLNYRAKHVFYPYERKKFRCRYDYYWASVFEVEYVDRSGQRRIALAEAPNEALPSNCRPTFGAAWLTKDKFKVNETYDCWYTLGISKVDIRQDGLFNCQANHPSSFEMLRRYSILSIRILKSWITSSRSLKHWRLDVVAGVVTGFCTSLVTVGLARVVHQLKSSLHRCSAERTHLSSCAVYIKRACFFIAYFSFMGFLALMYLRRIGLPQMSGMFATW, from the exons ATGGACTCCCCAGACATCAAGGAAGAGCTAGAGGAGactgaggaggaggaggtggaggtggaggtggaggtggaaGTGGAGGtggagaagagaaaaaagagttctttgtatatattttttggtGCTCTTTTCAAAATCCTTTTCACCACTTGGGCAACTTTTTCTGTATCATTTTTTATGGTTTTTGTAGCTGTTGTTCTGGGCAACCTGTCAATTTGGAACCCCATTTCTGTTCCTTCTCACTGCAAGATCCTGTCCAGTA GTGTGGATCTGAGATCATCCAAAGTCTGTGAGCTAGGATTACTAAATTATAGAGCCAAGCATGTGTTTTATCCTTATGAGAGGAAGAAGTTCCGATGTCGTTATGATTATTATTGGGCATCTGTTTTTGAG GTTGAATATGTAGATCGGTCAGGCCAGCGGAGAATTGCATTAGCAGAGGCTCCAAATGAAGCCCTTCCGTCCAATTGTAGACCGACTTTTGGAGCTGCATGGTTAACCAAAGATAAATTTAAG GTCAATGAAACTTATGATTGCTGGTACACATTGGGGATTTCCAAGGTTGACATACGTCAGGATGGTCTTTTCAATTGCCAGGCAAATCATCCATCCAGTTTTGAGATGCTTAGACGATACTCTATCCT GTCTATTAGGATACTGAAATCCTGGATTACAAGCAGCAGATCACTTAAGCACTGGAGATTGGATGTTGTGGCTGGAGTTGTGACTGGGTTCTGTACCTCCTTGGTAACTGTTGGCTTGGCTAGAGTTGTCCACCAATTAAAGTCTTCCTTGCACCGTTGCTCTGCGGAAAGGACGCATCTATCTTCATGTGCTGTCTATATCAAGCGAGCTTGCTTCTTCATAGCATATTTCTCCTTTATGGGTTTCTTGGCCTTAATGTATTTAAGAAGAATAGGCCTCCCTCAGATGTCTGGGATGTTTGCTACCTGGTAG